A DNA window from Paenibacillus andongensis contains the following coding sequences:
- the rpe gene encoding ribulose-phosphate 3-epimerase — MVHVAPSILSANFAKLGEEIKNAELGGADWIHVDVMDGHFVPNITIGPLVVEAIRPVTKLPLDVHLMIEQPDRYIPDFVKAGADLISVHVEACTHLHRTLHLIKQSGVKAGVVLNPATPISLIEHVLDEQLDLVLIMTVNPGFGGQAFIPGMLSKIRALREQANAKGLNGLHIEVDGGINEVTARQVVEAGADVLVAGNAVFGQSDRAEAIKRIRG, encoded by the coding sequence ATGGTACACGTAGCACCTTCTATTTTATCAGCCAACTTCGCTAAGCTTGGGGAAGAGATTAAGAATGCGGAGCTTGGCGGAGCCGACTGGATCCATGTGGATGTCATGGACGGCCATTTCGTGCCCAATATCACAATTGGTCCACTTGTTGTTGAAGCGATACGCCCAGTGACCAAGCTGCCGCTTGATGTTCATTTGATGATTGAGCAGCCAGATCGCTATATCCCTGATTTTGTCAAAGCGGGTGCCGATTTGATATCCGTCCATGTGGAGGCTTGTACGCATCTGCATCGGACCCTTCATCTTATTAAGCAGAGCGGAGTCAAAGCGGGGGTTGTTCTCAATCCTGCGACCCCTATTTCGCTAATTGAGCATGTACTCGATGAACAATTGGATCTTGTGCTTATTATGACGGTCAATCCTGGATTCGGCGGACAGGCTTTCATTCCTGGCATGCTGAGCAAAATTCGCGCCTTGCGTGAGCAAGCGAATGCTAAGGGATTGAACGGGCTTCATATTGAAGTGGACGGCGGTATTAACGAGGTGACGGCACGCCAGGTGGTGGAAGCTGGAGCCGATGTGTTGGTTGCCGGAAATGCTGTGTTCGGGCAGTCTGATCGTGCGGAGGCTATCAAGCGGATACGCGGGTAG
- the rpmB gene encoding 50S ribosomal protein L28, with amino-acid sequence MSRKCFITGKSPKTGNHVSHANNKNKRTWGVNVQKVRILVDGKPKRVYVSTRALKSGKVARV; translated from the coding sequence ATGTCCCGCAAATGTTTCATTACAGGTAAAAGTCCTAAAACAGGAAATCACGTGTCCCACGCTAACAATAAAAACAAGCGTACTTGGGGAGTAAACGTTCAAAAGGTTCGCATCCTCGTCGATGGTAAACCAAAACGGGTTTACGTAAGTACTCGTGCGTTGAAATCCGGAAAAGTGGCTCGCGTTTAA
- a CDS encoding DegV family protein translates to MTNIRIVTDSTADIPLALRQELNIEMVPLKIHFGDEEYLDTVTLQSEEFYPKLTSSPHFPRTSQPSPAEFLDLYQGLLGEPDTEVISIHLASVLSGTYQSALLASTMLEDSSGKVHVFDSCSASYGIGALAVAAARAAKAGQSVDEILELVRTMRENFYIYFLVDTLEFLQKGGRIGKASALFGSLLNIKPILSLDRTGEVAAIDKVRGHKKAVARILELLAADVPGKTIRSLHIAHANNLEGAEQLRAAIMQQFVVEHVDYITLGPVIGAHAGPGTIAAFVSTV, encoded by the coding sequence TTGACAAACATTCGTATCGTAACGGACAGCACGGCCGACATACCTTTGGCACTCAGACAAGAACTTAACATCGAGATGGTGCCTCTCAAGATTCATTTTGGAGATGAAGAATATTTAGATACGGTGACGCTGCAGTCTGAGGAATTTTATCCGAAGCTGACCTCGTCACCGCACTTTCCCCGAACGTCGCAGCCGTCTCCTGCGGAGTTTCTGGACTTGTATCAGGGACTGCTGGGAGAGCCCGATACGGAGGTTATCTCGATTCACTTGGCATCCGTGCTGAGCGGAACATACCAGTCAGCGCTGCTGGCTTCCACGATGCTGGAGGACTCGTCAGGCAAGGTTCATGTGTTCGATTCCTGCTCGGCTTCCTATGGGATTGGCGCTCTTGCTGTAGCTGCTGCCCGAGCAGCTAAGGCGGGGCAAAGTGTTGATGAGATTTTGGAACTTGTACGAACGATGAGAGAGAACTTTTACATATACTTCCTCGTAGATACGCTAGAATTTCTGCAAAAAGGTGGAAGAATCGGCAAAGCATCCGCTCTTTTCGGTTCTTTGCTAAACATAAAGCCCATCCTTTCGCTGGATCGAACGGGCGAAGTTGCTGCGATTGATAAGGTTCGCGGTCACAAAAAAGCGGTTGCGCGAATCTTAGAGCTGTTGGCGGCGGATGTACCCGGTAAGACAATCCGCAGTTTACATATTGCTCATGCAAACAATTTGGAAGGTGCAGAACAGCTGCGCGCGGCCATCATGCAGCAATTTGTTGTGGAGCATGTGGACTACATTACATTGGGGCCTGTTATTGGCGCACACGCTGGACCAGGCACCATCGCAGCGTTCGTGAGTACGGTGTAA
- a CDS encoding DAK2 domain-containing protein, protein MSKRFISINGNDFTAMVLAGAENLRRNVDKVNGLNVFPVPDGDTGTNMNLTLTAGCEELKKKPSSHIGKAADALSKGLLMGARGNSGVILSQLFRGFAKHVHDLEHVNVQQFAGALQQGVETAYKAVVKPVEGTILTVSKEAAKHATQYRRGSDLLDLMQEVLGKAKEALARTPEQLAVLKQVGVVDAGGQGLVCVYEGFVTALSGGLVQVNDDYASMDTTLGAVSLVPGMNLAKEVHAHLPAQAHLATEDIEFGYCTEFMLTIAPGKVKGFVFDEGTFRDQLSKLGDSLLVVADDELVKVHIHAEYPGEVMNQAMNYGALSRIKIENMRDQHSHILEDMTEGYETPVSTAATAVTTSKPYGFVAVALGDGITDILSSVGVDVVLSGGQTMNPSTEDIVNAVNSIEADTIYVLPNNSNIILAAQQAAGLVDNKTLIVIPSKSIPQGLAAILAFQEKADAKTNTEAMSESLRRVKSGQVTYAVRDTNMDGIDIKQGHFIGIQDGRIVSSQPSLLDACKKLLEEMIEESSEIVTILTGEDSVDAETEELEAFIQSAYPEIEIELHPGGQPLYAYLFSVE, encoded by the coding sequence TTGAGTAAGCGCTTTATTTCAATAAATGGAAATGACTTCACTGCCATGGTCTTGGCGGGTGCGGAAAACCTTCGCAGAAATGTAGATAAGGTTAATGGATTGAACGTTTTTCCTGTACCCGACGGAGATACCGGCACCAACATGAATTTGACACTCACTGCGGGTTGTGAGGAACTTAAAAAGAAGCCATCCTCCCATATTGGGAAAGCAGCTGATGCATTGTCCAAAGGGTTACTGATGGGCGCGAGAGGCAACTCAGGGGTTATTCTGTCACAGCTGTTTCGCGGATTCGCGAAGCATGTGCATGATCTTGAGCATGTAAATGTACAGCAATTCGCGGGCGCTCTGCAGCAAGGTGTAGAGACAGCTTACAAAGCTGTTGTGAAGCCGGTGGAAGGAACGATTTTGACGGTATCGAAAGAAGCCGCTAAGCATGCCACACAGTATCGACGTGGAAGCGATCTGCTTGATCTCATGCAGGAGGTTCTGGGTAAAGCGAAGGAAGCCCTCGCTAGAACGCCTGAGCAGCTTGCTGTGCTCAAACAGGTCGGTGTGGTAGATGCAGGTGGACAAGGGCTTGTATGTGTCTATGAAGGCTTTGTTACGGCGTTAAGCGGCGGTCTGGTTCAAGTGAACGATGACTATGCTTCGATGGATACAACACTTGGTGCGGTTTCACTCGTTCCTGGCATGAACCTAGCGAAGGAAGTGCACGCACATCTTCCCGCACAGGCACATTTGGCCACGGAAGACATCGAATTCGGATACTGCACAGAATTTATGCTGACGATTGCTCCAGGCAAGGTCAAAGGGTTTGTTTTCGATGAAGGCACGTTCCGTGATCAACTGAGCAAGTTGGGGGATTCGCTACTGGTTGTAGCCGATGACGAGTTGGTGAAGGTTCATATTCACGCGGAATACCCGGGGGAAGTGATGAACCAAGCGATGAATTACGGTGCTTTGAGCCGTATCAAAATTGAAAATATGCGCGATCAGCATTCACATATATTGGAAGATATGACCGAAGGGTATGAAACTCCTGTTTCTACCGCGGCCACAGCTGTAACGACAAGCAAGCCGTATGGTTTCGTTGCGGTTGCTCTAGGTGATGGTATTACCGATATTTTGTCTAGTGTAGGCGTTGATGTCGTTCTGTCCGGTGGACAAACGATGAACCCGAGCACCGAGGATATTGTGAATGCGGTTAACAGCATTGAGGCAGACACGATTTATGTGCTGCCCAACAATTCCAACATTATTTTGGCTGCGCAGCAAGCTGCTGGGCTGGTAGACAACAAAACGCTGATTGTGATCCCGTCCAAATCGATTCCGCAGGGTCTTGCAGCCATTCTGGCGTTCCAAGAGAAAGCGGATGCCAAAACAAATACGGAAGCTATGAGTGAATCACTTCGACGTGTAAAATCGGGCCAAGTTACTTACGCTGTGCGCGATACGAACATGGACGGCATTGACATCAAACAGGGCCATTTTATTGGCATTCAAGATGGGCGTATTGTATCTTCACAGCCGAGTCTTCTGGATGCTTGCAAGAAGCTGCTGGAGGAAATGATTGAAGAAAGCAGCGAAATTGTCACTATCCTCACCGGAGAAGATTCGGTCGATGCAGAGACGGAGGAGCTGGAGGCGTTCATTCAATCGGCTTATCCCGAAATAGAAATTGAGCTTCATCCTGGTGGACAGCCTTTGTATGCGTACCTGTTTTCCGTTGAGTAA
- the recG gene encoding ATP-dependent DNA helicase RecG gives MDLNQFEVREVHGVGAQKALELNSMGIFTVMDLLEYVPFRYEDYTVRDLASVKDGDRVTVKGYIIGEPVLQRYSGKSRLSCKVMVDEFLLTAVWFNRHFLKDRLRPQQEIILTGKWDGKRRQMSVSDSEFPGQGDSNTGTIQPVYSVVGSVTQKWMRKVIQQALTQYSAMISEVLPAGITGRYGFMPRSKALAVIHTPSGVEEGAQARRRMVYEELFLFQLKLQAYRAVTRSRADGLKQQVDLPAVRAFVRALPFQLTESQKKVVGEILHDMQEPYAMNRLLQGDVGAGKTIVAAIGLYATVKAGYQGALMVPTEILAEQHMRSLSGLFEPYGLQVALLTGSSTDRQRRDLLASLQMGMIDVLVGTHALIQEDVYFRQLGLVVTDEQHRFGVNQRSILRRKGMNPDVLTMTATPIPRTLAITAFGDMDVSTLRELPKGRKPIKTYAVQHAMLERVLGFIQREVAAGRQAYIICPLIEESDKLDVQNAIDVHIQLQQHFPHMRIGLLHGRMSAQEKEAIMRAFKEGTVEALVSTTVIEVGVDVPNATLMVIYDADRFGLSQLHQLRGRVGRGEHQSFCVLIADPKTEVGKERMKAMTETTDGFEIARRDLELRGPGDFFGTKQSGLPEFRIADMMADFEVMEQARDDAAELVGDSSFWTGASFMPLRAYLQRSHIFDSEVLD, from the coding sequence ATGGATTTGAATCAATTCGAAGTACGCGAAGTCCATGGAGTGGGCGCTCAGAAGGCACTTGAGCTCAACTCCATGGGCATTTTTACGGTTATGGATTTACTGGAATATGTGCCGTTCCGGTATGAGGATTACACGGTGCGTGATTTAGCTAGTGTGAAGGACGGCGACCGCGTCACGGTGAAGGGGTATATCATCGGAGAGCCGGTGCTGCAGCGCTACAGCGGCAAGTCCCGACTATCCTGCAAGGTGATGGTCGATGAGTTCCTGCTGACGGCGGTATGGTTCAACCGCCACTTCTTGAAGGACCGCTTGCGGCCGCAGCAGGAGATTATACTCACCGGCAAATGGGATGGCAAGCGCAGGCAAATGAGCGTGTCCGATTCGGAGTTTCCCGGACAAGGCGATTCCAATACCGGCACCATACAGCCGGTCTATTCGGTTGTAGGCTCTGTTACGCAGAAGTGGATGCGTAAGGTTATACAACAGGCGCTGACGCAGTACAGCGCGATGATCAGTGAAGTGCTGCCGGCTGGCATTACCGGCAGGTATGGGTTTATGCCGCGCAGCAAGGCGCTGGCGGTCATCCACACGCCAAGCGGTGTGGAGGAGGGCGCGCAGGCGCGCAGGCGTATGGTCTATGAGGAGCTGTTCCTATTCCAGCTCAAGCTCCAGGCTTACCGCGCCGTGACGCGCAGCCGCGCGGACGGGCTGAAACAGCAGGTGGATTTGCCTGCTGTCCGCGCCTTCGTGCGCGCGCTCCCCTTCCAGCTGACGGAGTCGCAGAAGAAGGTCGTAGGCGAGATTCTGCACGACATGCAGGAGCCATACGCCATGAACCGACTGCTGCAAGGCGATGTCGGTGCGGGGAAGACGATCGTCGCGGCCATAGGCCTCTACGCGACGGTGAAGGCCGGCTACCAAGGCGCGCTGATGGTGCCGACGGAGATTCTGGCTGAGCAGCATATGCGCTCGCTGAGCGGCTTGTTCGAGCCCTACGGGCTGCAGGTTGCGCTGCTGACAGGCAGCTCAACCGACCGGCAGCGGCGGGATCTGCTGGCCTCCTTGCAGATGGGCATGATCGACGTGCTGGTTGGCACGCATGCCCTCATCCAAGAAGATGTCTACTTCCGCCAGCTGGGTCTGGTCGTGACGGACGAGCAGCACCGCTTCGGAGTCAACCAGCGCAGCATTCTGCGGCGAAAGGGCATGAACCCCGACGTGCTGACGATGACGGCGACGCCGATTCCGCGCACGCTGGCGATTACGGCCTTCGGCGACATGGACGTTTCGACGCTGCGTGAGCTGCCGAAGGGGAGGAAGCCGATCAAGACGTACGCGGTTCAGCACGCGATGCTGGAGCGTGTGCTCGGCTTCATCCAGCGCGAAGTCGCCGCAGGGCGGCAGGCCTATATCATTTGTCCGCTTATCGAAGAGTCGGACAAGCTGGACGTGCAGAATGCCATCGACGTCCACATTCAACTGCAGCAGCATTTTCCGCACATGCGGATCGGCCTGCTGCACGGGCGAATGAGCGCGCAGGAGAAGGAAGCGATCATGCGCGCTTTCAAGGAAGGCACCGTGGAGGCGCTTGTATCGACCACGGTGATCGAGGTCGGCGTGGACGTGCCGAACGCCACGCTGATGGTGATCTACGACGCCGACCGCTTCGGCCTGTCGCAGCTGCATCAGCTGCGCGGGCGGGTTGGCCGCGGCGAGCACCAGTCCTTCTGCGTGCTCATCGCCGACCCGAAGACCGAGGTCGGCAAGGAGCGCATGAAGGCGATGACCGAAACGACCGACGGCTTCGAGATTGCCCGGCGCGATCTAGAGCTGCGCGGGCCGGGGGACTTCTTCGGCACGAAGCAGAGCGGGCTGCCGGAGTTCCGGATCGCCGACATGATGGCGGACTTTGAAGTCATGGAGCAGGCACGCGATGATGCGGCTGAGCTTGTCGGTGACTCGTCCTTCTGGACGGGCGCCTCCTTCATGCCGCTGAGGGCCTACTTGCAGCGCTCTCATATTTTTGACAGTGAAGTGCTGGATTAA
- a CDS encoding Asp23/Gls24 family envelope stress response protein: MPIELTTEYGKVFITNEVISTLAGSAALDCYGLVGMATRKQLKDGIAELLGRDNLSRGVEVRRENGRLEIDLYIIVSYGTKISVVAGNVQTKVKYILNDVVGLHVDDVNIFVQGVRVAK, translated from the coding sequence ATGCCAATTGAACTCACAACTGAGTACGGAAAAGTGTTTATTACCAATGAAGTGATTTCAACACTGGCGGGATCCGCTGCGTTAGATTGTTATGGACTTGTTGGCATGGCAACGAGAAAGCAACTGAAAGACGGGATAGCTGAACTGCTAGGCCGGGACAATTTAAGCCGCGGTGTCGAAGTTCGTCGTGAAAACGGGCGACTCGAAATTGATCTTTATATTATTGTCAGCTATGGAACGAAAATATCCGTAGTCGCAGGTAATGTCCAAACGAAAGTCAAATATATTTTGAACGACGTTGTAGGGCTGCATGTAGACGATGTGAACATTTTTGTTCAAGGCGTTCGTGTAGCCAAGTAA
- the spoVM gene encoding stage V sporulation protein SpoVM, translated as MKFYTIKLPRFLGGFVKAVLNTFSKN; from the coding sequence ATGAAGTTCTACACAATCAAACTACCAAGATTTTTGGGTGGATTCGTGAAAGCCGTACTTAATACGTTTAGTAAAAACTAG
- the pknB gene encoding Stk1 family PASTA domain-containing Ser/Thr kinase: protein MIGRKLGGRYEILDRIGGGGMALVYKGHDLLLNRKVAVKVLRQQYVHDEEFIRRFRREAQAAASLSHPNVVSIYDVGQEEDVHYIVMEYIEGTTLNDLIKERAPLQVEDAVHYASQIADALDHAHHNEIIHRDIKPHNILIGKNGRVKVTDFGIARAATSSTITQTGSVVGSVHYFSPEHAKGTNTGEKSDLYSLGIVMYQMLTARLPFLGESPISVALKHLQEDVEDPRKVNPLIPQSVENIILKAMRKKPEERYQSAKLMMADLDTCLNPDRRNEAKVVFWDADGMDEERTLVMPAIRADQLGQFEDDDEPEKPALREDPAPSKGKGWIKPLIWIVVLLMVLGAMWYMVGYVKGMFAIETVEVPNVAGKPLIQAQAELTAVKLGSTVEYDKDSKLAKDIVIRQDPTGMRMNVGTKVTLYVSQGTPKIKMDNYAGQPYKDVKLKLQALGIKDDQITITQETTDGTPDIILKQAPLAGEEFDLDKAVIAFTVSKAKETFKMPDLVGMTEADAKAQLTKLNLKLPVNGITREKSYKVAKGKVVKQFPFEKNQDVSVGSEISLIISDGLPEDAGQLTVSIAVKPTTEGKDSEFKIVVSDAQYENFEYKTEKVTKPQNMDVKVIVSPDKKAVILIKEGDNLVNSITRTYQDYLDQKNGKTVSPSPSTSPSPSPKQQSNGPAIPVGGTGNGQTGGAVAKPPAGGTP, encoded by the coding sequence TTGATCGGTAGAAAGCTTGGAGGCCGCTATGAAATCTTAGATCGCATTGGCGGAGGCGGCATGGCTTTAGTCTACAAAGGGCATGATCTATTATTAAATCGTAAAGTGGCTGTGAAAGTACTGCGCCAGCAGTATGTGCACGATGAAGAATTCATTCGTCGTTTCCGTAGAGAAGCTCAAGCAGCCGCTTCACTTTCTCATCCTAATGTCGTCAGTATTTATGACGTTGGACAAGAAGAAGACGTGCATTATATTGTGATGGAATACATAGAAGGCACCACTTTGAATGATTTAATCAAAGAGAGAGCACCGCTGCAGGTCGAAGATGCGGTTCACTACGCGAGTCAGATTGCAGATGCCCTCGATCACGCCCATCATAATGAAATCATTCATCGGGATATCAAACCGCACAATATTTTGATCGGCAAAAATGGCCGTGTTAAAGTGACGGATTTCGGTATCGCGCGTGCTGCTACGTCTTCCACTATCACACAAACCGGATCGGTTGTCGGTTCTGTGCACTATTTCTCACCGGAACATGCCAAAGGGACGAATACAGGGGAGAAATCCGATTTGTATTCTCTAGGTATCGTGATGTATCAAATGCTGACAGCCCGGCTGCCTTTTCTCGGTGAGAGCCCGATTTCTGTAGCTTTGAAGCATTTGCAGGAAGATGTGGAAGATCCGCGCAAGGTGAACCCTCTCATTCCGCAAAGCGTGGAAAACATTATTTTGAAAGCTATGCGCAAAAAGCCTGAAGAACGCTACCAGTCTGCGAAGCTAATGATGGCGGATCTCGATACCTGTTTGAATCCAGATCGCCGGAATGAAGCGAAGGTCGTTTTCTGGGATGCGGATGGGATGGACGAAGAGCGTACCTTAGTGATGCCTGCGATTCGCGCAGACCAACTTGGACAGTTCGAGGATGATGATGAGCCTGAAAAACCTGCCTTGCGGGAAGATCCAGCTCCTTCCAAAGGGAAAGGGTGGATTAAGCCGCTCATTTGGATTGTCGTTTTGTTAATGGTTCTCGGCGCTATGTGGTATATGGTCGGGTATGTGAAAGGGATGTTCGCGATTGAAACGGTGGAGGTTCCCAATGTGGCAGGCAAACCGTTGATTCAAGCTCAAGCGGAATTAACGGCAGTTAAACTGGGCTCCACGGTCGAATATGATAAGGACAGCAAGCTGGCTAAAGACATTGTCATTCGCCAAGATCCTACGGGGATGAGAATGAATGTGGGGACCAAAGTGACACTGTATGTTAGTCAGGGTACGCCCAAAATCAAGATGGATAATTATGCAGGGCAACCATATAAGGATGTTAAGCTGAAGCTGCAAGCCCTCGGCATCAAGGATGATCAGATTACGATTACACAAGAGACGACAGATGGTACGCCAGATATCATTTTGAAGCAAGCCCCTCTGGCTGGCGAAGAGTTTGATCTTGACAAAGCGGTCATTGCTTTTACCGTAAGCAAAGCTAAGGAAACGTTCAAAATGCCGGATCTCGTCGGAATGACAGAAGCAGATGCCAAGGCCCAACTCACAAAGCTGAATCTTAAGCTCCCTGTGAATGGCATTACCCGTGAGAAAAGCTACAAAGTGGCCAAAGGGAAGGTTGTCAAACAGTTTCCTTTTGAAAAAAACCAGGATGTATCCGTTGGCTCTGAGATTTCTTTGATCATTAGTGACGGATTGCCGGAAGATGCGGGACAGCTGACGGTAAGTATTGCTGTGAAGCCAACGACGGAGGGCAAAGATTCCGAGTTTAAAATTGTCGTAAGTGATGCCCAGTATGAGAACTTCGAATACAAAACAGAAAAAGTAACGAAGCCTCAGAACATGGATGTCAAAGTCATTGTTTCTCCAGATAAGAAAGCTGTCATCTTGATTAAAGAAGGAGATAACTTGGTCAACTCCATTACTCGCACCTATCAAGACTACTTAGATCAAAAAAATGGAAAGACAGTATCGCCTAGCCCTTCCACGTCACCATCGCCTTCACCTAAACAGCAAAGCAATGGACCGGCTATTCCGGTTGGCGGCACTGGAAATGGGCAAACAGGCGGCGCTGTTGCTAAACCACCTGCTGGAGGCACACCTTAA
- a CDS encoding helix-turn-helix domain-containing protein, with protein sequence MMMNTQQITFLSDLLQNLQIHILEAHLTQCATSWKELNFTPEHNKLYWILEGEGWVKVDHQELNPMPGQLCLLPAHVLHSYSTISDRPYLKYWCHFTAHIGSFDLFQWLDIPLFIQIQSVEQMTAWFQELAALHHEPSLTSRLREKAILLQIISSYLEAVPVQVLQKRTDEMDRLGQLRQFIEQNLHKSITVEQMAKSVHLHPNYLIKYFKKHFGMPPAKYMQRKRIDKAKFLLTTTSLSMKEIAEQTGYEDTNHFAKSFRKDTGFPPTEYRMNVRGKE encoded by the coding sequence ATGATGATGAATACGCAGCAAATTACATTCCTATCGGACCTTTTGCAGAACCTACAGATTCACATTTTGGAAGCCCATCTTACGCAGTGCGCCACCTCGTGGAAGGAGCTTAATTTTACACCAGAGCATAATAAGCTGTATTGGATTCTGGAAGGCGAAGGCTGGGTTAAGGTTGACCATCAAGAGCTTAATCCTATGCCTGGTCAGCTATGTCTGCTTCCTGCCCACGTGCTCCATTCTTACTCCACGATCAGCGATCGTCCTTATTTAAAATATTGGTGCCATTTCACAGCACATATCGGTTCTTTTGATCTCTTTCAATGGCTGGACATACCTTTGTTCATCCAAATTCAGAGCGTCGAGCAGATGACGGCATGGTTTCAGGAGCTTGCCGCCTTGCATCATGAACCGTCGCTAACTTCACGTTTGCGGGAAAAGGCGATCCTGCTGCAAATCATATCCAGCTATTTGGAAGCGGTTCCTGTACAGGTGCTGCAAAAGCGTACGGATGAAATGGACCGGCTCGGCCAATTACGGCAATTCATTGAGCAGAATCTTCATAAGAGCATCACGGTGGAACAGATGGCCAAGTCCGTTCACCTGCACCCCAATTACTTGATCAAATATTTTAAAAAGCACTTTGGCATGCCGCCAGCCAAATACATGCAGCGCAAGCGCATCGACAAGGCCAAATTTCTGCTTACGACCACGTCGCTCAGTATGAAAGAAATTGCCGAGCAAACTGGTTATGAGGATACGAACCATTTCGCGAAAAGCTTCCGCAAAGATACCGGCTTTCCGCCTACGGAATATCGGATGAATGTGCGAGGCAAAGAATAA
- the rsgA gene encoding ribosome small subunit-dependent GTPase A — MPQGYIVKALSGYYYVLPEESDLREAKTVTCRGRGVFKNRNITPLVGDRVMYAETENGEGTVTEILPRTSELIRPPIANVNVVVLVFSVTEPVLNLQLLDKFLVHIENTGIDVLLCFTKSDLLTEDDESSVPKDMTVAELERITKLYEGIGYTVVKTSSKLQEGVDAILHHLDGAVSVFAGQSGVGKSSLLNAMISGLNLETNAISQRLGRGKHTTRHVELMPLTNGGLVADTPGFSQLDFMEVEAEGLSSCFKEFAAIAEGCRFRGCLHLHEPDCKVRDAVAEGTIAASRYDHYLLFLTEIKDRKRRY, encoded by the coding sequence ATGCCGCAAGGATATATTGTAAAAGCGCTGAGCGGCTATTACTATGTGCTGCCCGAGGAGTCGGATCTTCGTGAAGCCAAGACGGTTACCTGCCGCGGAAGAGGCGTTTTCAAAAACAGAAACATAACCCCCCTTGTTGGAGATCGCGTTATGTATGCGGAAACGGAGAATGGGGAAGGGACCGTTACAGAAATCCTTCCCCGCACTTCGGAGCTCATCCGACCTCCAATCGCCAATGTAAACGTGGTTGTGCTCGTTTTTTCGGTGACAGAGCCTGTTCTCAATTTACAGTTGTTAGATAAATTTCTGGTCCATATTGAAAATACGGGCATTGATGTTTTGTTATGTTTCACAAAAAGTGATTTATTGACCGAAGATGATGAGTCTTCCGTTCCCAAAGATATGACAGTTGCCGAGCTGGAACGGATTACGAAGCTCTATGAGGGAATTGGTTATACGGTAGTGAAGACGAGTTCTAAGCTGCAAGAAGGCGTGGATGCGATTTTGCATCATTTGGACGGAGCCGTCAGTGTTTTTGCTGGACAATCTGGTGTGGGCAAGTCTTCTCTGCTTAACGCGATGATTAGTGGACTTAATCTAGAGACGAATGCCATTTCTCAGCGATTAGGCAGAGGAAAGCATACAACACGTCATGTTGAGCTGATGCCGCTCACGAATGGTGGCCTTGTAGCCGATACGCCGGGATTCAGCCAGTTAGACTTTATGGAAGTCGAAGCGGAGGGTCTTAGCAGCTGTTTTAAGGAGTTTGCCGCGATAGCGGAGGGCTGCAGGTTTAGAGGCTGTTTGCATCTGCATGAGCCGGATTGCAAGGTTCGTGATGCGGTAGCAGAGGGAACGATTGCAGCTTCTCGTTATGATCATTACTTGTTGTTTTTAACTGAAATCAAGGATCGGAAGAGGAGGTATTAG